A stretch of Rickettsia rickettsii DNA encodes these proteins:
- the yihA gene encoding ribosome biogenesis GTP-binding protein YihA/YsxC: protein MTTQKIVPTKSTDGSKLFRHQAKFVAGAMNINQIPNFSLPEIAFVGKSNVGKSSLINTICNNKNLAKVSNTAGRTRQINFFNLADKLIIVDLPGYGFANVPISVKEQWGVLISYYLRNSYNLRLVNLLIDSRRGIKENDKKVADLLLANKREFQIIFTKSDKVTDHKNLHDEAQNFLATLNYSCNVMYVSNRSKEGARELKASLAKCIKFQK, encoded by the coding sequence ATGACTACTCAGAAAATAGTGCCTACAAAATCAACTGATGGCAGTAAGCTTTTTCGTCATCAAGCTAAATTTGTAGCCGGTGCTATGAATATAAATCAAATCCCAAATTTTTCATTACCAGAAATTGCTTTTGTCGGTAAGTCAAATGTCGGCAAATCAAGCCTAATAAACACGATATGTAATAATAAAAATCTTGCTAAAGTTTCTAATACTGCAGGGCGTACTAGGCAAATCAATTTCTTTAACCTTGCAGATAAACTTATTATAGTTGACCTTCCCGGTTATGGTTTTGCTAATGTTCCTATATCAGTCAAAGAGCAGTGGGGAGTGTTAATTAGTTATTATTTACGAAATAGTTATAATTTAAGGTTAGTTAACTTATTGATTGATTCAAGAAGGGGTATAAAAGAAAATGATAAGAAAGTAGCTGATCTATTACTTGCAAATAAAAGAGAATTTCAAATTATTTTCACAAAATCCGATAAAGTTACGGATCATAAAAACCTTCACGATGAAGCACAGAATTTTCTTGCAACTTTAAACTACTCATGTAATGTTATGTATGTAAGCAATAGGAGTAAAGAAGGTGCAAGAGAACTTAAAGCTAGTTTGGCAAAATGCATAAAATTTCAAAAATAA
- the rpmB gene encoding 50S ribosomal protein L28 yields MSRKCELTGVGVLYGNNVSHSQRKTRRRFEPNLRSVKFTSDITAGEYRLSVNARCISSVEKAGGFDAYILKADDNVLSGNARAIKKKIIQTKTAKSL; encoded by the coding sequence ATGTCTCGTAAGTGCGAACTCACAGGTGTGGGTGTTTTATACGGCAACAATGTATCACATTCTCAGCGTAAAACTAGAAGACGTTTTGAACCTAACCTAAGATCGGTTAAGTTTACAAGTGATATAACAGCCGGGGAATATAGATTATCGGTTAATGCTAGATGTATTAGTTCAGTGGAAAAAGCTGGGGGTTTTGATGCATATATTCTAAAAGCCGATGATAATGTTTTATCAGGTAACGCTAGAGCTATTAAGAAAAAAATAATTCAGACTAAAACAGCAAAATCATTATGA
- a CDS encoding MlaE family ABC transporter permease: MLFNIANSVGKRTVKFAQSVGSFSLFSFAAVSSIIRPPLYLSLIIRQLLFIGFHSLPVVAMTTFFSGAVLALQSYIGFSRFSAESSIATVVVLSLTRELGPVLAGLMVAGRVGASIAAEIATMRVTEQVDALYTLSTDPIKYLVFPRVITAIITMPCLVLIGDIIGVMGGYLVGVYKLDFNSAAYLTSTFQYLEPIDVISGLVKAGVFGFIISIISCYSGYYSGKGAKGVGRATTSAVVNSSILILISNYLITELFFKV, translated from the coding sequence ATGTTATTCAATATAGCTAATTCGGTCGGTAAACGTACTGTAAAGTTTGCACAAAGTGTAGGTAGTTTTTCTCTATTTAGCTTTGCTGCCGTTAGCAGTATCATAAGACCGCCTTTATATTTGAGTTTAATCATCAGACAATTATTATTTATCGGGTTTCACTCGCTTCCGGTTGTTGCAATGACGACTTTTTTCTCAGGGGCAGTACTTGCATTACAGAGCTATATCGGTTTTTCCCGTTTCTCAGCTGAAAGCTCTATTGCAACGGTAGTAGTATTGTCGCTGACTAGAGAGCTTGGACCTGTCTTAGCTGGACTAATGGTAGCGGGAAGAGTTGGGGCATCAATCGCCGCCGAAATAGCCACAATGAGAGTAACGGAGCAGGTAGATGCTTTATATACTTTATCTACCGATCCTATTAAATATTTAGTTTTTCCAAGAGTAATAACAGCTATTATTACAATGCCTTGTCTTGTTTTAATCGGGGATATAATTGGTGTTATGGGCGGTTATTTGGTAGGGGTATATAAACTTGATTTTAATAGTGCAGCTTATTTAACCAGTACTTTTCAGTATTTAGAACCGATTGACGTAATTTCCGGTCTTGTTAAAGCGGGAGTTTTTGGGTTTATTATTTCTATAATAAGTTGCTATAGCGGCTATTATTCAGGTAAAGGGGCTAAGGGAGTTGGAAGAGCAACTACCTCGGCAGTAGTGAATTCTTCTATCCTTATCTTAATCAGTAATTATTTAATAACCGAATTATTTTTTAAAGTATAG
- a CDS encoding VirB4 family type IV secretion/conjugal transfer ATPase, protein MKLFRTRAAKELRSKQERPTSHFIPYKCHWDSNTILTKDNSLLQVIKINGFSFETADDEDLEIKKNIRNALLKNMASGNIVMYFHTIRRRKAVIFDDTEFTYDPTVKVPNDFITYLGAEWRKKHAGARSFFNELYVSILYKPDTGGVAIVEYFLKKLRQKSNKTAWENDMKEMKENLQEMSTRVINTFRSYGARLLGVCQTQSGSYCEILEFLSSLINCGDSPGPIALPRGTIDEYLPTHRLFFDSRTIEARSPLGKKYAGMISILEYGPNTSAGIFDGFLQMPFEFVMTQSFVFVNRTVAIGKMQLQQNRMIQAGDKATSQIAEINTALDMATSGDIAFGEHHLSLLCSANNIKALEDILSMAAVELSNSGIQPVREKVNMEPSYWGQLPGNMDYIVRKSTINTLNMASFASQHNYPLGKIRDNHWGEYVTVLDTTSGTPFYFNFHVRDVGHTLIIGPTGAGKTVLMNFLCAEAQKFKPRMFFFDKDRGAEIFIRALKGVYTVIDPGLKCNFNPLQLEDTSENRTFILEWLRVLVTSNGESLTAQDNKILSQAVSGNFRLAKQDRRLSNVIAFLGIDTPNSLASRIAMWVGKGSHAKIFDNEIDDIDLQKARVFGFDMTELLKDPVSLAPVLLYIFHRINISLDGQKTMIVLDEAWALIDNPVFAPKIKDWLKVLRKLNTFVIFATQSVEDAAKSRISDTLIQQTATQIFLPNLKATDIYRSAFMLSQREYILIKTTDPTTRYFLIKQGVDAVVAKVSLDGMDNIISVLSGRIETVILLDQIREKHGNDPDKWLPIFYAAVKTL, encoded by the coding sequence ATGAAATTATTTAGAACTAGAGCCGCTAAAGAATTAAGGTCTAAACAAGAAAGACCCACTTCGCATTTTATTCCTTATAAATGTCATTGGGATAGTAATACTATTTTAACAAAAGATAATTCTTTATTACAAGTTATTAAAATAAATGGATTTTCTTTTGAAACTGCTGATGATGAAGATCTAGAAATTAAAAAGAATATCAGAAATGCCTTACTTAAAAATATGGCTTCGGGAAATATCGTTATGTATTTCCATACTATTAGAAGACGTAAAGCAGTAATATTTGACGATACGGAATTTACTTATGATCCTACCGTAAAAGTCCCTAATGATTTTATTACTTATTTAGGTGCAGAATGGCGTAAGAAACATGCTGGGGCTAGGTCGTTTTTTAATGAATTATATGTTAGTATTTTATATAAGCCTGATACTGGCGGTGTTGCTATAGTTGAGTATTTTCTAAAGAAGCTTAGACAGAAATCTAATAAAACCGCTTGGGAAAACGACATGAAAGAGATGAAAGAAAATCTTCAAGAAATGTCAACTAGAGTGATTAATACATTCAGAAGTTACGGAGCAAGATTACTTGGAGTTTGTCAAACGCAGTCAGGTAGTTATTGTGAAATTTTAGAATTCCTTTCATCTTTAATCAATTGCGGCGATTCACCGGGTCCTATAGCATTACCGCGTGGTACTATTGACGAATATTTACCGACTCATCGCTTATTTTTTGATTCTCGTACTATTGAAGCAAGAAGTCCGCTTGGCAAGAAATATGCTGGAATGATCAGTATACTTGAATACGGTCCTAATACTTCGGCAGGAATTTTTGACGGATTCCTGCAAATGCCTTTTGAATTTGTTATGACTCAAAGCTTTGTCTTTGTTAATAGAACAGTAGCGATCGGTAAAATGCAATTACAGCAAAATAGAATGATACAAGCCGGTGATAAAGCTACTTCACAAATTGCTGAAATTAATACGGCCCTTGATATGGCCACTAGCGGTGATATCGCTTTCGGTGAGCATCATTTATCGCTTTTATGTTCCGCAAATAATATTAAAGCTTTGGAAGATATATTGTCAATGGCAGCAGTTGAGCTTTCTAATTCAGGAATTCAGCCGGTTAGAGAAAAAGTTAACATGGAACCTAGCTATTGGGGACAGTTGCCGGGAAATATGGATTATATAGTGCGTAAATCCACTATAAATACTCTTAATATGGCTAGCTTTGCCTCACAACATAATTATCCGCTCGGTAAAATTAGAGATAACCATTGGGGAGAATATGTCACAGTACTTGATACTACTTCAGGTACACCGTTTTATTTTAATTTCCATGTAAGGGATGTTGGACATACTCTCATTATCGGTCCAACCGGTGCCGGTAAAACAGTTCTTATGAATTTCTTATGTGCTGAAGCACAAAAATTCAAACCTCGTATGTTCTTTTTTGATAAAGATCGAGGAGCAGAAATATTTATACGTGCTTTAAAGGGAGTTTATACAGTAATTGATCCGGGTTTAAAATGCAACTTTAACCCTTTACAGCTTGAAGATACTAGTGAGAATAGAACGTTTATTTTAGAGTGGCTTCGTGTGCTTGTAACTTCTAACGGTGAAAGTTTAACTGCACAAGATAATAAAATCTTATCTCAAGCGGTAAGCGGTAATTTTAGATTAGCAAAACAAGATAGAAGGCTTAGTAATGTTATAGCATTTCTTGGTATTGATACACCAAATAGTTTGGCAAGTAGGATTGCAATGTGGGTTGGTAAAGGTTCACACGCTAAGATATTTGACAATGAAATAGATGATATTGATTTACAAAAAGCAAGAGTATTCGGTTTTGATATGACTGAATTACTTAAAGATCCTGTAAGCCTTGCACCGGTATTACTATATATTTTCCATCGTATTAATATCTCTTTAGATGGGCAGAAAACTATGATAGTACTTGATGAAGCATGGGCTTTAATCGATAATCCGGTATTTGCACCTAAGATCAAAGATTGGTTAAAAGTGTTGAGAAAATTAAATACTTTTGTTATATTTGCTACGCAGAGTGTCGAAGATGCTGCAAAAAGTAGAATTAGTGATACGTTGATTCAACAAACAGCTACACAGATTTTTTTACCTAATTTGAAAGCTACGGATATTTATCGTAGTGCATTTATGTTAAGTCAGCGAGAATATATTTTAATTAAAACTACCGACCCTACTACACGTTATTTTTTAATAAAACAAGGAGTAGATGCTGTAGTGGCAAAAGTTAGCTTAGATGGTATGGATAACATAATCAGTGTTTTATCCGGTAGAATTGAGACTGTAATATTGCTCGATCAAATTAGAGAGAAACACGGCAATGATCCGGATAAATGGTTACCTATATTTTATGCAGCAGTTAAAACATTATAA
- a CDS encoding acetylglutamate kinase, with protein MKNQAIVLKLPATIIIDDKLFTAFIESVRLLEMCGAKIYIVHDHIDLRSSSLVSQIDENFSQKISKISDYSSLNNPIIMEILSSYVNKLIVTKLSSIGCYAVGISGKDANLLQAKKSKLSYRKIVNHDVINIAFLSEPILINPEILLNFADNNIIPVIAPFASDDQEKTHLLNVNLTLATIASALSAEHLILPYEILQVSETFPYNIKIRDINLLKSMLDDSNNFIEEALIKIAVNALENNNGYVHFVNSEAPNSILSTMFDININ; from the coding sequence TTGAAGAATCAAGCAATAGTTCTAAAATTACCTGCTACTATTATTATTGACGATAAATTATTTACGGCTTTTATTGAATCTGTTAGATTGCTTGAGATGTGCGGTGCTAAAATATATATAGTACATGATCATATTGATTTACGAAGTTCGTCTTTAGTATCACAAATAGATGAAAATTTTAGTCAAAAAATTAGTAAAATAAGCGACTATAGTTCTCTAAATAATCCTATTATTATGGAAATTTTATCCAGTTACGTTAACAAGCTTATAGTAACAAAGTTAAGTAGTATAGGTTGTTATGCAGTTGGTATTTCAGGTAAGGATGCTAATTTACTGCAAGCAAAAAAATCAAAACTATCTTACCGAAAAATTGTAAATCATGATGTTATAAATATTGCTTTTTTAAGCGAGCCTATTCTGATTAATCCAGAAATTTTATTAAATTTTGCAGATAATAATATTATACCCGTGATAGCACCGTTTGCGAGCGACGATCAGGAGAAAACGCATTTATTAAATGTTAACTTAACGTTAGCAACAATTGCTTCTGCATTAAGTGCAGAACATTTAATATTGCCATATGAGATATTACAGGTATCCGAGACGTTTCCGTATAATATAAAAATACGAGATATTAACTTGTTGAAATCAATGTTAGATGATAGTAATAATTTCATCGAAGAAGCATTAATTAAGATAGCAGTTAATGCCCTTGAAAATAATAATGGTTACGTACATTTTGTGAATAGTGAAGCACCGAATTCAATATTGTCAACTATGTTTGATATTAATATAAATTAA
- the rpmE gene encoding 50S ribosomal protein L31 produces MKSGIHPEYKKFLIKVGSDVFETMSTHPTGEILMDVDFRKHPAWNKDSGNVVNQSNKSVSDFNKRFSGLSFGSKKEAS; encoded by the coding sequence ATGAAAAGTGGTATACATCCAGAATATAAAAAGTTTTTGATTAAAGTAGGAAGCGATGTTTTTGAAACAATGTCTACTCATCCTACAGGTGAAATTTTAATGGATGTTGATTTTAGAAAGCATCCGGCATGGAATAAAGATTCTGGAAATGTAGTAAATCAATCGAACAAAAGTGTTAGTGATTTCAATAAAAGATTCTCAGGTCTTTCTTTCGGTAGTAAGAAAGAAGCTAGTTAG
- a CDS encoding DUF5510 family protein codes for MFKNLLCIIIFLGINLNVYAINSSSYTTDDIIKIVIILGIVILIFSPAKFRIIVIGTMLGLSCAYFTYKYIVPIFISLLNGP; via the coding sequence ATGTTTAAGAACTTATTATGTATAATAATATTTCTAGGTATAAATCTAAATGTTTATGCTATAAATTCTAGCTCTTATACGACAGATGATATAATAAAAATAGTAATTATTCTTGGAATAGTTATTTTAATTTTTAGCCCTGCAAAATTCCGTATAATCGTTATCGGTACTATGTTAGGCTTGTCTTGTGCCTATTTCACGTATAAATACATCGTACCTATCTTTATTTCTTTACTAAATGGACCATAA
- a CDS encoding type IV secretion system protein, whose amino-acid sequence MKLFPRSILITLVLSFALNLGIVTKTHAKDTLDSIVDILSGLTCETQGVGDLLRTEFSHTCIVAPFFTFAVMNLVSPVLYMNTFLKLKINDSDLFNDSNFGNFPGGQCTRENRIDPKNPELRFALCNNAKLIVSRAKSVAESALAIAKAVLTGSDPWDDIKTAWANKKKEYHVPYSGKPGDDGFAFDLGFPVIYWKVIQDKDRICVSTKGFTGDVPVGCKYMKEPFPKSMYNSFMDVADKDFIEDPNKTPTDPLALVSCSAAGDGCYQKAYNASKTAVVMTSPLIECMRQMIARLLISKDVCSFDNVSQVVNLVSRQDSAFFQFQVGMYKIVTAFLTLYVMFFGFKLLLAGEVPPKSEYINFILKMIFVTYFSIGINITPGNGSPYDRLDGMIQWAFPFLLDGINGLASWVMNAAPSGLCKFNNLSYDGTVSYIALWDALDCRVAHYLGLDILSTLLVENAYRSHDFLNFDFFSFSAPPYIYLLIPAIISGNMMLVSLALAYPLLVISVAAFMVNATIMCMISIVILGILAPLFVPMFLFAYTRNYFESWVKLMISFLLQPMVVVTFMITMFSVYDYGFYGKCQYKSKLIHNSIEDKIQGGITSKRDVLIFYINNDWDDTSQYPDKDAVESCQNSLGYMLNNPITTVFNFTKDSVSEIVDSKPGNTPTDKFLAKFQFLSGVVLGPGMFFMSPKVLFEKIKNILLALVMACFTLYLMYNFSSQLAEFAADMTEGVALNNVAIKPQAIFKAAMAVLATAGAATQGGDQIASRGGVGDLKAGQGGGVSDLEVGKGGLPNDNIATSGGMSTPTASSSVATSSPKTVSSEARSDVVTPPAPTEAVSPPPASIRTSISTPAPRVGKIIRDNNQESKKEIDNTLPSQEKVDAPQEKVNSTSKGTGVIDYSFNLKEHDNPTGVKQIQENAEIRDKRVKVEKAWNELVASGGGRVREQEGGEISERRANAEKAWDELVKSGVVTEKKDNSSNENS is encoded by the coding sequence ATGAAATTATTTCCTCGTAGTATACTTATAACATTAGTATTAAGCTTTGCCCTAAATTTAGGGATAGTTACTAAAACTCATGCTAAAGATACTCTTGATAGCATTGTAGATATTTTGAGTGGCTTAACTTGCGAAACCCAAGGCGTAGGCGATTTGCTGCGTACTGAATTTTCTCATACATGTATTGTTGCTCCGTTCTTTACTTTTGCGGTAATGAATCTTGTCTCTCCCGTTTTATACATGAATACGTTTTTAAAGCTTAAAATAAACGACAGTGATTTATTTAACGATAGTAACTTTGGGAATTTTCCCGGAGGTCAATGTACTCGTGAAAACAGAATTGATCCTAAAAATCCAGAATTACGCTTTGCTTTATGTAATAATGCTAAATTAATTGTATCTCGGGCAAAATCTGTTGCAGAATCGGCACTTGCTATTGCTAAAGCCGTCTTAACAGGGAGTGACCCTTGGGATGATATAAAGACAGCGTGGGCAAATAAAAAAAAGGAATATCATGTTCCATATAGTGGTAAGCCCGGTGATGACGGTTTTGCATTTGATTTAGGCTTTCCTGTAATATATTGGAAAGTTATTCAAGATAAAGATAGAATATGCGTATCGACAAAAGGATTTACAGGAGATGTTCCCGTTGGCTGTAAATATATGAAAGAGCCGTTTCCAAAATCCATGTATAATAGCTTTATGGATGTAGCAGATAAGGATTTTATTGAGGATCCAAATAAAACTCCTACCGATCCTTTAGCTTTAGTTTCCTGTAGTGCAGCGGGTGATGGATGTTATCAAAAAGCTTATAATGCTTCAAAAACTGCAGTAGTAATGACTTCTCCTCTTATAGAATGTATGAGGCAAATGATTGCTAGATTACTAATTAGTAAAGATGTTTGTAGTTTTGATAATGTAAGCCAAGTGGTTAATTTGGTTTCAAGGCAAGATAGTGCATTCTTTCAGTTTCAAGTAGGAATGTATAAAATAGTTACGGCTTTTCTCACTTTATATGTTATGTTTTTTGGCTTTAAACTATTACTTGCAGGTGAAGTGCCGCCAAAAAGTGAGTATATAAATTTTATATTGAAAATGATATTCGTAACTTATTTTTCAATAGGAATTAATATAACCCCTGGTAATGGTTCTCCGTATGACCGGTTAGACGGCATGATTCAGTGGGCGTTTCCTTTCTTACTTGACGGTATAAACGGTTTAGCAAGTTGGGTTATGAATGCTGCTCCGTCCGGTTTATGTAAATTTAACAATCTTTCTTATGACGGTACCGTTTCTTATATTGCATTATGGGATGCATTAGATTGTAGGGTAGCTCATTATTTAGGGCTTGATATATTATCTACGTTACTTGTCGAAAATGCTTATCGCAGTCATGATTTTTTAAATTTTGATTTCTTTAGTTTTAGTGCTCCACCATATATTTATTTGCTAATTCCGGCGATAATCTCCGGTAATATGATGTTGGTGTCACTCGCTCTTGCTTATCCATTACTTGTGATTTCGGTTGCTGCCTTTATGGTTAATGCAACGATTATGTGTATGATATCTATAGTAATACTCGGTATTTTGGCTCCTCTTTTTGTACCTATGTTTTTATTCGCATATACAAGAAATTATTTTGAGAGCTGGGTTAAACTAATGATCTCGTTCTTGCTACAACCTATGGTGGTAGTTACTTTTATGATCACGATGTTTTCGGTATATGATTATGGTTTCTATGGTAAATGTCAATATAAGAGCAAGTTAATTCACAATAGTATAGAAGACAAAATTCAAGGTGGCATTACTTCTAAGAGGGATGTTTTAATATTTTACATTAATAATGATTGGGATGATACGTCACAGTATCCTGATAAAGATGCCGTAGAAAGCTGTCAAAATAGTTTAGGTTATATGTTAAATAACCCTATTACCACGGTATTTAACTTTACAAAAGATAGTGTAAGTGAAATTGTCGATAGTAAACCGGGTAATACCCCTACCGATAAATTTCTTGCTAAATTCCAGTTTTTATCAGGAGTAGTTTTAGGGCCCGGAATGTTTTTCATGTCTCCAAAAGTGCTTTTTGAGAAAATTAAAAATATTTTGCTTGCGTTAGTTATGGCATGTTTTACATTGTATTTGATGTATAATTTTAGTAGTCAGCTAGCTGAATTTGCTGCAGATATGACGGAAGGAGTAGCTCTTAATAATGTTGCTATAAAACCGCAAGCAATATTTAAGGCAGCTATGGCAGTACTTGCTACTGCGGGTGCTGCAACTCAGGGGGGCGATCAGATAGCAAGTAGAGGAGGAGTTGGTGATTTAAAAGCTGGTCAAGGTGGAGGAGTAAGTGATTTAGAGGTAGGGAAAGGCGGACTACCAAATGATAATATTGCTACAAGCGGAGGTATGTCGACGCCGACAGCTTCGTCTTCTGTAGCAACTTCTAGCCCAAAAACTGTAAGTAGTGAAGCAAGATCAGATGTTGTGACTCCTCCTGCTCCTACAGAAGCTGTTTCACCACCGCCTGCTAGTATTAGAACTTCTATTTCTACACCTGCACCACGTGTTGGAAAAATCATAAGAGATAATAATCAAGAAAGTAAAAAAGAGATTGATAATACTCTGCCTTCACAAGAAAAAGTTGATGCTCCACAAGAAAAAGTTAACAGCACAAGTAAAGGTACAGGAGTAATTGATTATAGTTTTAACTTAAAGGAACATGATAATCCGACAGGCGTAAAACAGATACAGGAAAATGCAGAGATTCGAGATAAACGTGTAAAAGTAGAAAAAGCATGGAATGAACTAGTAGCAAGCGGAGGAGGAAGAGTAAGAGAACAAGAAGGAGGAGAAATATCAGAACGACGTGCAAATGCTGAAAAGGCATGGGATGAGTTAGTAAAAAGCGGCGTAGTAACAGAAAAAAAAGATAATAGTTCTAATGAAAACTCTTAA
- a CDS encoding ABC transporter ATP-binding protein, with the protein MSVEEFKIKIRSLYKSFANHKVLDGIDLDVKKGSSLVILGGSGSGKSVLIKNIVGLIKPDKGKIFIDNVEIQDISSKQKFEMMDGIGFLFQGGALFDSLNIRDNITFETKNLSKKEKNDLAGAKLNAVGLSPRILELYPAELSGGMQKRVALARAICSTPSILFLDEPTTGLDPIMANVINELIIKIQEELEATTITITHDMISAAKIAKEVAMIYQGKIKWYGSKDDMRNSDNPYLKQFINGLTTGPIEV; encoded by the coding sequence ATGAGTGTAGAAGAATTTAAAATTAAAATTCGGTCATTATATAAATCATTTGCTAATCATAAGGTGTTAGACGGAATAGATTTGGATGTAAAAAAGGGCAGTTCATTAGTGATTTTAGGTGGTTCCGGTAGTGGCAAATCAGTTCTAATTAAAAATATAGTAGGATTGATTAAACCTGATAAAGGTAAAATTTTTATTGATAATGTAGAAATCCAAGATATCTCAAGTAAACAAAAATTTGAGATGATGGATGGTATAGGTTTTTTATTCCAAGGCGGAGCATTATTTGACTCCTTAAATATACGTGATAATATTACTTTCGAGACTAAAAATTTATCTAAGAAAGAAAAAAACGACCTTGCCGGTGCAAAGCTTAATGCCGTTGGTTTATCTCCTAGAATACTCGAGCTTTACCCTGCAGAATTATCGGGAGGAATGCAAAAAAGAGTAGCCCTTGCTAGGGCTATTTGTAGTACACCGTCGATTTTATTTCTTGATGAACCGACCACAGGGCTTGATCCTATCATGGCAAATGTTATCAATGAATTAATTATAAAAATCCAAGAAGAGTTAGAGGCAACTACGATTACTATAACTCATGATATGATTAGTGCCGCAAAAATAGCTAAAGAAGTAGCGATGATTTATCAAGGAAAAATTAAATGGTACGGTAGTAAAGATGACATGCGTAATAGTGATAATCCTTATTTAAAACAATTTATAAATGGATTAACTACTGGGCCTATAGAGGTATAA
- a CDS encoding type IV secretion system protein VirB3 → MAGALASDLLFVGLTRPPMIFGVSIKFAALNMIMTMIVFIWNNGIMILFIAAALHLVAYIICFKEPRFIELYLNKMSRTSQCPNKFYYGANSYNI, encoded by the coding sequence ATGGCAGGAGCATTAGCATCCGATCTTTTATTTGTAGGGTTAACTAGACCGCCGATGATATTTGGAGTAAGTATTAAGTTTGCTGCATTAAATATGATAATGACGATGATAGTATTTATTTGGAATAACGGCATTATGATTTTATTCATTGCAGCTGCTTTGCATTTGGTAGCTTATATTATATGTTTTAAAGAACCGAGATTCATAGAGCTATATTTAAATAAAATGTCAAGAACTAGCCAATGTCCTAATAAATTTTACTACGGAGCAAATTCGTATAATATTTGA